From the Leptotrichia sp. oral taxon 221 genome, one window contains:
- a CDS encoding MtnX-like HAD-IB family phosphatase, with product MSKKLIFLIDFDITISKRDSTDTLLSVYQPELKEDIRKKYRSGEITMKEYLQTGIESLNITKEEFLETLKLVGIDETFVDFVKSGIEFRIVSAGTKLNIAGVLRNYGIDLNEDEIISNDIKFDENKITVSFPYLDKEQYYGVDKKEAVQKYKDEGYTVYFVGDGPSDYRAIEVADFSFVRKGTRAIKFCQENEIDFFEFENFDEILNYLKKQESK from the coding sequence GTGAGCAAAAAATTAATATTTTTAATAGATTTTGATATTACGATTAGTAAAAGAGATTCGACGGATACGTTGCTTTCGGTGTATCAGCCAGAATTGAAGGAAGATATTAGGAAAAAATATCGAAGTGGCGAAATTACAATGAAGGAATATTTGCAGACTGGGATTGAGAGTTTGAATATTACGAAAGAGGAATTTTTGGAAACATTGAAATTGGTTGGGATTGACGAGACATTTGTAGATTTTGTTAAAAGTGGCATAGAATTTAGAATTGTGAGCGCTGGGACAAAATTGAATATCGCAGGTGTTCTTAGGAATTATGGAATTGACCTGAATGAAGATGAAATTATATCAAATGATATTAAATTTGATGAGAATAAAATTACTGTTTCATTTCCTTACTTAGATAAAGAGCAATATTACGGTGTTGACAAAAAAGAGGCTGTTCAGAAATATAAAGATGAAGGTTATACGGTTTATTTCGTTGGGGACGGACCTTCGGATTACAGGGCGATTGAAGTGGCAGATTTTTCTTTTGTTAGAAAAGGGACTCGAGCGATTAAGTTTTGTCAAGAAAATGAGATTGATTTTTTTGAGTTTGAGAATTTTGATGAGATTTTGAACTATTTGAAAAAACAGGAGTCAAAATGA
- the gatC gene encoding Asp-tRNA(Asn)/Glu-tRNA(Gln) amidotransferase subunit GatC, translated as MLSKEDVLKIVALSKLEFSENEIEKFKVDLNKIFDHMEELNSVDTSEVEPLFNVLDLKDVLRKDVVKDSGIKKEILENAPNSDEEFIIVPKVVGENADN; from the coding sequence ATGTTAAGCAAAGAAGATGTACTGAAAATAGTAGCGCTTTCAAAGCTGGAATTTTCAGAAAATGAAATTGAAAAATTTAAAGTGGATTTGAATAAAATTTTTGACCATATGGAAGAGTTGAATAGTGTGGATACGAGTGAGGTTGAGCCACTTTTTAATGTGCTTGATTTGAAGGATGTATTGAGAAAAGATGTTGTTAAGGATAGTGGAATTAAGAAAGAAATCTTGGAAAATGCACCAAATAGCGATGAGGAATTTATAATTGTTCCAAAAGTTGTGGGAGAAAATGCGGATAATTAG
- a CDS encoding pseudouridine synthase, producing the protein MRLNKFIAESGVCSRRKADELIKEGRVTVNKQEAIIGMEIKPEDVVRVDGERIKVNTKFEYYILNKPKRVLCSNEDKFGRRLAIDYIKSKKRLFTYGRLDYMTEGLIIISNDGEIYNHVMHPRKKLYKSYIAKINRELEEKDLEALQHGVVIEGKRTAPAKVKRLGKREIRIAIFEGRNRQIRKMFETLGYNVDSLKRVKIGELTLGHLQVGDYRELTREEVEYLKNL; encoded by the coding sequence ATGAGATTAAATAAATTTATAGCAGAATCTGGAGTTTGCTCTAGAAGAAAAGCCGATGAATTGATAAAAGAAGGAAGAGTAACAGTAAATAAACAAGAAGCAATTATTGGGATGGAAATTAAGCCAGAAGATGTGGTAAGAGTTGATGGTGAAAGAATAAAAGTAAATACAAAATTTGAATATTACATTTTAAATAAACCAAAAAGGGTTTTATGTTCAAATGAGGATAAATTTGGAAGAAGATTGGCGATTGATTATATAAAATCGAAAAAACGTTTGTTTACATATGGTAGATTGGATTATATGACAGAAGGTTTGATCATTATTAGTAATGATGGAGAAATTTACAATCATGTTATGCATCCAAGAAAAAAACTATATAAGAGCTATATTGCAAAAATTAATAGAGAGCTTGAGGAAAAGGATTTGGAAGCATTACAACATGGTGTTGTGATTGAAGGGAAAAGAACGGCTCCTGCGAAAGTGAAAAGGCTTGGAAAAAGAGAAATTAGAATCGCAATTTTTGAAGGAAGAAATAGACAGATAAGAAAAATGTTTGAAACATTGGGGTATAATGTGGATTCATTGAAGAGAGTTAAAATTGGTGAGTTGACTTTGGGACACTTACAAGTTGGAGATTATAGAGAATTGACGCGAGAAGAAGTGGAATATTTGAAAAATCTATAA
- a CDS encoding ACP phosphodiesterase, whose protein sequence is MNYLAHSVISLEIDKKMNENTLYGNFTGDFYKGKVEKIELQENLKSGIILHRLIDKISDREENFLNGLLREKFGIFKGIVSDMYVDHFLCKNFEDIFCKNSDFENMEKVERKIIKNIEKYDEFFPSDFKSFFDWLKREKVLARYKNLDFLDRVFWGISKRVRKGEILRNAVCELRKNYGEFEEKSLKEFLFVKGKIVENFEGSEKL, encoded by the coding sequence ATGAATTATTTAGCTCATTCGGTTATATCACTTGAAATTGATAAAAAAATGAATGAAAATACGCTTTATGGCAATTTTACTGGAGATTTTTATAAAGGGAAGGTTGAGAAAATCGAATTACAAGAAAATCTGAAAAGTGGGATAATCTTGCATAGATTAATTGATAAAATTTCTGATAGAGAAGAAAATTTTTTGAATGGACTTTTGCGAGAAAAATTTGGGATTTTTAAGGGGATTGTGTCGGATATGTATGTTGATCATTTTTTGTGCAAAAATTTTGAGGATATATTTTGTAAAAATTCTGATTTTGAAAATATGGAAAAAGTTGAAAGAAAAATAATTAAAAATATTGAAAAATATGATGAATTTTTTCCAAGTGATTTTAAAAGTTTTTTTGACTGGTTGAAGAGAGAAAAAGTTTTGGCTAGGTATAAAAATTTGGATTTTTTGGATAGAGTTTTTTGGGGAATATCGAAAAGAGTGAGAAAAGGGGAAATCCTTAGAAATGCGGTTTGTGAACTGAGAAAAAATTATGGGGAATTTGAGGAGAAATCGTTGAAAGAATTTTTGTTTGTAAAGGGAAAAATTGTGGAAAATTTTGAGGGAAGTGAGAAACTATGA
- a CDS encoding RNA-guided endonuclease TnpB family protein, protein MKYNLAFKYRIYPNKEQELLINKTFGCVRFVYNTILYIANKIYEETGKNKIITPASLKSENQFLKEVDSLALSNAQLNVRRSFTNFFQKRAKFPRFKSKKNNVKSYTTNCVNNSIRIEENKYLILPKLKKVKLKYHREIPKDYKIKSVTLINSNGNYYVSVLTEFEKEIQKNPSNDKVIGLDFSMSELFISSENQRADYPKYFRMLEEELKKLQKSLSRKVKFSKNWYKQKAKISKLHEYIKNCRRDFLHKLSKKLSEEYNAVVVEDLNMKGMSQALNFGKSVGDNGWGIFLRMLKYKLMFLGKQFLKIDKWFPSSKTCSRCGNIKEELKLSERSYKCECCGIEIDRDYNAALNIKNIGKAMLEY, encoded by the coding sequence ATGAAATATAATTTAGCATTCAAATACAGAATTTATCCAAATAAGGAGCAGGAATTATTGATAAATAAGACTTTTGGATGTGTCCGTTTTGTTTACAATACGATTTTATATATTGCTAATAAAATTTATGAAGAAACTGGAAAAAATAAAATAATTACACCTGCCAGTTTGAAAAGTGAAAACCAATTTTTAAAAGAAGTGGACAGTTTGGCACTTTCAAATGCTCAATTGAATGTGAGACGATCGTTTACGAATTTTTTTCAAAAGAGAGCGAAGTTTCCAAGATTCAAATCTAAAAAGAATAATGTTAAAAGTTACACGACAAATTGTGTGAACAATTCGATACGAATTGAGGAAAACAAATATTTGATTTTGCCAAAATTGAAAAAAGTAAAATTGAAATATCATAGAGAAATACCAAAGGATTACAAGATAAAGTCAGTAACATTGATAAATAGTAATGGAAATTACTATGTTTCTGTTTTGACAGAATTTGAAAAAGAAATTCAAAAAAATCCAAGTAATGATAAAGTGATTGGACTTGATTTTTCGATGTCTGAACTATTTATCAGTTCTGAAAACCAAAGGGCTGATTATCCAAAATATTTTAGAATGTTGGAAGAAGAATTGAAAAAATTACAGAAATCATTATCGAGAAAAGTGAAGTTTTCTAAAAATTGGTATAAGCAAAAAGCGAAAATATCAAAATTGCATGAGTATATTAAAAATTGTCGAAGAGATTTTTTGCATAAATTATCGAAAAAATTGTCTGAAGAATACAATGCTGTGGTTGTTGAGGATTTGAATATGAAAGGGATGAGCCAGGCATTAAATTTTGGGAAAAGTGTAGGAGATAATGGGTGGGGAATATTTTTGAGGATGCTTAAGTATAAACTGATGTTTTTAGGGAAACAATTTTTGAAGATAGATAAATGGTTTCCGTCATCAAAAACTTGTAGTAGATGTGGAAATATTAAAGAGGAACTGAAATTATCAGAAAGAAGTTATAAATGTGAGTGTTGTGGAATTGAGATTGATAGAGATTACAATGCGGCACTGAATATAAAAAACATTGGAAAAGCGATGTTGGAATATTAG
- a CDS encoding rod shape-determining protein — MGFFDFFKRSMRGATHSSRSTRDIAIDLGTANTVVYVKGEGILIDEPTYVAINIKTDEVEHIGEKAKEIIGRTAKHTEIIRPLKNGVISDYEVTEKMLEEFLRKIRKDKVQSSRVIICVPSGVTQVERRAVVEVVKDAGAKEVYLIEEPIAAAIGVGIDLFEPKGHLIVDIGGGTTEIAFIVSGGAAISKSVKIAGDHLNEDIINYVRDNHSLLIGERTAETLKINTISEFDDTRSFEIRGREIGVGLPKSIEIVASEIDAAILKHINSIIDEIRITMEEIEPEVAADIYETGIYLSGGGAGIRILKERIEAELKLKVTVGDDAIHAVVNGIAKILENFPDYKNIIISPNSEY, encoded by the coding sequence ATGGGATTTTTCGATTTTTTTAAAAGAAGCATGAGAGGAGCAACGCATAGCTCAAGATCAACAAGAGATATAGCGATTGATTTAGGGACAGCAAATACAGTAGTGTATGTTAAAGGGGAAGGAATTTTAATAGATGAACCAACATATGTTGCTATAAATATAAAAACAGATGAAGTGGAACATATTGGAGAAAAAGCAAAAGAAATTATTGGAAGAACAGCTAAGCATACAGAAATAATTAGACCATTGAAAAATGGAGTTATTTCAGATTATGAAGTAACTGAAAAAATGTTAGAAGAATTTTTAAGAAAAATTAGAAAAGATAAAGTTCAAAGTTCGAGAGTAATTATTTGCGTTCCAAGTGGAGTTACACAAGTAGAAAGAAGAGCTGTGGTAGAAGTAGTAAAAGATGCTGGAGCTAAAGAAGTTTATTTGATTGAAGAACCAATTGCAGCAGCTATTGGAGTTGGAATTGATTTATTTGAACCAAAAGGACACTTGATTGTTGATATAGGTGGAGGAACTACTGAAATTGCGTTTATCGTTTCAGGTGGAGCAGCTATTTCTAAATCTGTAAAAATTGCAGGAGATCATTTGAATGAAGATATTATCAACTATGTAAGAGATAATCATAGTTTGTTAATTGGAGAAAGAACAGCAGAAACATTGAAAATAAATACAATTAGTGAATTTGATGACACTCGTTCATTTGAAATTAGAGGAAGAGAAATTGGTGTTGGATTGCCAAAAAGTATTGAAATAGTAGCATCTGAAATAGATGCAGCTATTTTGAAACATATTAATTCAATAATTGATGAAATAAGAATTACGATGGAAGAAATTGAGCCAGAAGTTGCAGCGGATATTTATGAAACAGGAATTTATTTATCTGGTGGAGGAGCTGGAATTAGAATCTTGAAAGAAAGAATTGAAGCGGAATTAAAATTGAAAGTAACTGTGGGAGACGATGCGATTCATGCGGTTGTAAATGGGATTGCTAAAATTTTAGAAAATTTCCCTGATTACAAAAATATTATAATTTCTCCAAATTCAGAATATTAA
- a CDS encoding HNH endonuclease translates to MNNCYLCRQVLSKENESVEHIIPNSIGGRLKSKKLLCKKCNSKLGTEYDSEVSKMFNASMIISGVKKDNNKNLSKEKFYDRNFNNMPFEFERNKTGIKINFNQIIRNKDSISVSGNKKFVEEKKKELLKNNTRILKNESVNVVNEINLNREDQIDKERLFKSILKTGIGFYLENKNNVEKIENVIENLSQENNFNKLKNIVEVRETKRTNNNYHSLFLFKNPITTRITCYVLYFSKYFNNYFKVELSKNYIEKNFDFDFYLYNLIKNTEEKEISKKIQYEIETMLNKELENKENDSRELNEVGETIEELMINMIITNML, encoded by the coding sequence ATGAATAATTGTTATTTATGTAGACAAGTTCTTTCTAAAGAGAATGAATCAGTAGAACATATAATTCCTAATTCTATAGGTGGAAGATTAAAATCAAAAAAACTATTATGTAAAAAATGTAATTCTAAACTAGGAACAGAGTATGATAGTGAAGTGTCTAAAATGTTTAACGCTTCTATGATAATTTCTGGAGTCAAGAAAGATAATAATAAAAATTTAAGTAAAGAAAAATTTTATGATAGAAATTTTAATAACATGCCTTTTGAATTTGAACGTAATAAAACGGGAATAAAAATTAATTTTAACCAAATTATCAGGAATAAAGACAGTATCTCTGTAAGTGGTAATAAGAAATTTGTTGAAGAAAAAAAGAAAGAACTTTTAAAAAATAATACAAGAATACTAAAGAATGAAAGTGTAAATGTTGTTAATGAGATTAATTTAAATAGAGAAGACCAAATTGATAAAGAAAGATTATTTAAATCTATTTTGAAAACAGGAATAGGATTTTATTTAGAAAATAAAAATAATGTTGAGAAAATAGAAAATGTTATAGAAAATTTATCTCAAGAAAATAATTTTAACAAATTAAAAAATATAGTTGAAGTTAGAGAAACAAAAAGAACAAATAATAACTATCATAGTTTATTTCTATTTAAAAATCCTATAACGACAAGAATAACTTGTTATGTTTTATATTTTAGCAAGTATTTTAATAATTATTTCAAAGTTGAATTATCAAAAAATTATATAGAAAAAAATTTTGATTTTGACTTTTATTTGTATAATTTAATAAAAAATACAGAAGAAAAAGAAATTTCAAAAAAGATTCAATATGAAATAGAAACAATGTTAAATAAAGAATTAGAAAATAAAGAGAATGATTCAAGAGAACTAAATGAAGTGGGAGAAACCATTGAAGAGTTAATGATAAATATGATTATTACTAATATGCTATGA
- the gatB gene encoding Asp-tRNA(Asn)/Glu-tRNA(Gln) amidotransferase subunit GatB: MSMEYETVIGLEVHCQLKTNTKVWCSCDADYDNKHPNTSACPVCTGQPGALPKLNEKVLDYAIKAALALGCEINEESQFDRKNYFYPDSPKNYQITQYFKPYAENGTLKITTNSGKEAVVGIERIQIEEDTAKSIHTTSETLLNYNRASVPLIEIISKPEIKNAEEAYAYLNTLKDRLKYTKVSDVSMELGSLRCDANVSVRKKGEKELGTRTETKNLNSFKAVMRAIEYETNRQIEVIENGGRVVQETRLWDEENAVTKPMRSKEEAMDYRYFPEPDLPTLVISDERLEKVKGEMPEFADEKARRFVNEYKLHEMEAATLSSEQELAEYYEEIVNDTKEPRLAANWVLTEVLRVLKEKNISISEFNVTPKNLGKLIKLIQAKTISSKIAKDVFEILLTEDKDPEIIVKEKGLVQITDDSAIEKIVDQVLAENAQSVEDYKNGKSNALKYLVGQAMRLSKGKANPQMINEMILARLS; encoded by the coding sequence ATGAGTATGGAATATGAAACAGTCATCGGACTGGAAGTGCATTGTCAATTAAAAACAAATACAAAAGTATGGTGTTCGTGTGATGCCGATTATGATAACAAACATCCAAATACATCGGCGTGTCCAGTGTGTACTGGTCAACCAGGAGCATTGCCAAAATTGAATGAAAAAGTGCTTGATTATGCGATAAAAGCGGCACTTGCTTTAGGATGTGAAATAAATGAGGAAAGTCAATTTGATAGAAAAAATTATTTTTATCCAGATTCGCCAAAAAATTATCAAATTACGCAATATTTTAAACCTTATGCGGAAAATGGGACTTTGAAAATTACGACAAATTCTGGAAAAGAAGCAGTTGTTGGGATTGAGAGAATTCAAATTGAGGAAGATACGGCGAAAAGTATTCACACAACTTCTGAAACATTGTTGAATTACAACAGAGCGTCTGTACCATTAATCGAGATTATTTCTAAGCCAGAAATTAAAAATGCTGAAGAGGCTTATGCGTACTTGAATACATTGAAGGATAGATTGAAATATACTAAAGTTAGTGATGTAAGTATGGAATTGGGATCGCTTAGATGTGATGCGAATGTTTCTGTTAGAAAAAAAGGTGAAAAAGAATTGGGGACTAGAACGGAAACTAAAAACTTAAATTCGTTTAAAGCGGTTATGAGAGCCATTGAATATGAAACAAATAGACAAATTGAAGTGATTGAAAATGGTGGAAGAGTTGTTCAGGAAACTAGACTTTGGGATGAGGAAAATGCTGTAACTAAGCCAATGAGAAGCAAAGAGGAAGCTATGGATTATAGATATTTCCCTGAGCCAGATTTGCCTACACTTGTAATTTCTGACGAAAGATTGGAAAAAGTAAAAGGAGAAATGCCAGAATTTGCTGATGAAAAAGCGAGAAGATTTGTAAATGAGTATAAATTGCATGAAATGGAAGCTGCAACACTTTCTTCAGAACAAGAATTAGCTGAATATTATGAAGAAATTGTAAATGATACAAAAGAGCCAAGACTTGCGGCAAACTGGGTGTTGACAGAAGTTTTGAGAGTGTTGAAGGAAAAAAATATTTCGATTTCAGAATTTAATGTAACGCCGAAAAATTTAGGAAAATTAATTAAATTGATTCAAGCGAAAACAATTAGCTCAAAAATAGCGAAAGATGTATTTGAAATTTTATTGACAGAAGATAAAGATCCTGAAATTATCGTAAAAGAAAAAGGATTAGTTCAAATTACTGATGATAGTGCGATTGAGAAAATTGTTGATCAAGTGTTGGCTGAAAATGCACAATCGGTGGAAGATTACAAAAATGGTAAGAGTAATGCGTTAAAATATCTTGTTGGACAAGCAATGAGATTGTCTAAAGGTAAGGCTAATCCTCAAATGATTAATGAAATGATTTTAGCTAGGTTAAGCTAG
- the scpB gene encoding SMC-Scp complex subunit ScpB, which produces MGNIEKKIKIENIEEKIEALLFLSKELLTVDDLAKFYKMEKFEIEEAVKSLAENRKKTGINLRIENGIISLVSNPMFGEDVKKFFNPELRIRKLTKSTMETLAIIAYKGPITRTEIEQIRGVNVEKAMANLLEKNLVYISGKRKTIGTPNLYQVTDDFYSYLGIKGKDEMPGYEQFREIQMLEDEEREENEEEI; this is translated from the coding sequence ATGGGAAATATAGAAAAGAAAATTAAAATAGAAAATATTGAAGAAAAAATAGAAGCGTTGTTGTTTCTTTCGAAGGAATTGTTGACGGTTGATGATCTTGCAAAATTCTATAAAATGGAGAAATTTGAGATAGAAGAGGCAGTAAAAAGTTTAGCTGAAAATAGAAAAAAAACGGGAATTAATTTGAGAATAGAAAATGGAATTATTTCGTTGGTGTCAAATCCGATGTTTGGAGAAGATGTGAAAAAGTTTTTTAATCCAGAATTGAGAATAAGAAAATTAACGAAATCAACAATGGAAACTTTGGCAATTATTGCATATAAAGGGCCTATCACAAGAACAGAAATAGAACAAATAAGAGGTGTTAATGTCGAAAAGGCAATGGCAAATCTTTTGGAAAAAAATCTCGTGTATATTTCTGGGAAAAGAAAAACAATTGGTACACCAAATTTGTATCAAGTGACTGATGATTTTTATAGTTATTTGGGAATAAAAGGAAAAGATGAGATGCCTGGTTACGAGCAATTTAGAGAGATACAAATGCTAGAGGATGAAGAAAGAGAAGAAAACGAGGAAGAAATTTAA
- the gatA gene encoding Asp-tRNA(Asn)/Glu-tRNA(Gln) amidotransferase subunit GatA has product MSLYKKTASEIAEMIKNKEITSEEVTKSFLDRIEKTEEKIGAFSNVFPEKALDEAKKYDSENNEEARKNYDNDLLFGVPVALKDNIVSKGDLTTAASKILRNYVGVYDATVVEKLKKAGTPIIGKANMDEFAMGSSNENSSIKSVSNPWDLTRVPGGSSGGSAAMVAAGQAPIALGSDTGGSIRQPACLTGTVGVKPTYGRVSRYGLMAFGSSLDQIGALAKSTEDLARLLQIIAGYDEKDATSVNVEVPNYLESLNNDLKGLKIGIPKEYFAEGLDENIKKVIMDSVEKLKELGAEIKEVSLPYSKYAISTYYIISSAEAASNLSRYDGVRYGVRESNEDVEKMYVVSRTKGFGDEVKRRIMIGNYVLSSGFYDAYYKKASQVRRLIRDDFSKALKEVDVLLTPVSPTTAFKKGEKNTDPVQMYLADIYTVSVNMAGLPAISVPAGFVDGLPVGIQLIGNYFREDLLFNVANKFEKERGEIEYPEL; this is encoded by the coding sequence ATGAGTTTATACAAAAAAACGGCTAGTGAAATAGCTGAAATGATAAAAAATAAAGAGATTACTTCTGAAGAAGTGACAAAATCTTTTTTGGATAGAATTGAGAAAACTGAAGAAAAAATAGGAGCATTTTCTAATGTGTTTCCTGAAAAAGCTTTAGATGAGGCAAAAAAATATGATTCTGAAAATAATGAAGAAGCTAGAAAAAATTATGATAATGATTTGTTGTTTGGAGTGCCTGTGGCTTTGAAGGATAATATTGTATCAAAAGGAGATTTGACTACGGCTGCATCGAAAATTCTTAGAAATTATGTGGGAGTTTATGATGCGACAGTTGTGGAAAAATTGAAAAAGGCTGGGACACCGATAATTGGGAAAGCTAATATGGATGAATTTGCGATGGGGTCTTCAAATGAGAATTCGTCGATAAAATCAGTTTCTAATCCTTGGGATTTGACAAGAGTTCCTGGTGGAAGCAGTGGAGGTTCGGCAGCGATGGTTGCAGCGGGACAAGCACCGATTGCACTTGGTTCGGATACAGGTGGAAGTATTAGACAACCTGCTTGTTTGACTGGAACTGTTGGGGTTAAGCCAACTTATGGAAGAGTTTCAAGATACGGACTTATGGCGTTTGGATCTTCGCTTGATCAAATTGGAGCTTTGGCAAAATCGACTGAGGATTTGGCTAGACTTTTACAAATAATTGCGGGGTATGATGAAAAAGATGCGACAAGTGTAAATGTGGAAGTTCCTAACTATTTGGAAAGTTTGAATAATGACTTGAAAGGCTTGAAAATTGGGATTCCAAAAGAATATTTTGCAGAAGGATTAGATGAAAATATTAAAAAAGTAATAATGGATTCGGTGGAAAAATTGAAGGAATTAGGTGCTGAAATTAAAGAAGTATCACTTCCATATTCAAAATATGCGATTTCTACTTATTACATAATTTCATCGGCTGAAGCTGCTTCAAACTTGTCAAGATACGACGGAGTAAGATATGGTGTGAGAGAAAGCAACGAAGATGTGGAAAAAATGTATGTTGTATCAAGAACAAAAGGTTTTGGAGACGAAGTAAAAAGAAGAATTATGATTGGAAACTATGTGTTAAGTTCTGGATTCTACGACGCTTATTACAAAAAGGCTTCGCAAGTTAGAAGACTTATTAGAGACGATTTTTCAAAAGCATTAAAAGAAGTAGATGTTTTATTAACACCAGTTTCTCCAACAACAGCATTCAAAAAAGGAGAAAAAAACACAGATCCAGTACAAATGTATTTAGCAGACATTTACACAGTTTCAGTAAACATGGCTGGACTTCCTGCAATTTCAGTACCGGCAGGATTTGTTGATGGATTGCCAGTTGGAATTCAATTAATTGGAAATTATTTTAGAGAAGACTTGCTGTTCAATGTAGCGAATAAGTTTGAGAAGGAACGTGGGGAGATAGAGTATCCTGAATTGTAA